The Montipora capricornis isolate CH-2021 chromosome 3, ASM3666992v2, whole genome shotgun sequence genome window below encodes:
- the LOC138040775 gene encoding zinc finger protein 862-like has protein sequence MKKESVKFHTQSVLHKSAVDAKLAADKKQRNEQSPIEKGLQKMDEKTLQNMDKLFQTAFYPAWKERPFTDFPDLLDLQTLINGAGVWGTYHNDKAAKEFITHIAGVYQDNLQKQLYNSDYFSVYCDGSTDRSESEKELVMVRVIEDFYPVVKYLKLVEPANTKADGILVAINGAFADFGFSAREYKQKMIGFGSDGASVMMGARRGVIELLKVEGQADWILSVWCLAHKLELAVKDCFKGTFMDNVTETLTLIYYFYKGSAKRNKEVSEVAEIMEEHFYKPEKANGSRWMDHKLRSAAKLIANWKLIVIHLQSYIEDKSNKAEDRAKGKGILKKVMEYKLIWFLHFMRDVLNEIAKLSLLLQREDVTLPSIMIKVQSVQVALSEMMDNPGRNLQRFQEELNGAVYKEHTLTHVVAQNSLTQERRRITQELRDCLDSRFSNLQEPICKSCNIFDHSNWPDEEAALTQYGRNELQVITDHFQHILNNCGCDVDSAFSEWTELKLHVKNNPHFRVLHPLSLWQRISQEDVERNNYSNIMKVIHLTSVYLMTNASCERGFSTMKRVKSDWRCTLGNDTMDMLMRVKIEGPKKQADYRPRAAVNRWWMSGQRQRRP, from the coding sequence ATGAAAAAGGAATCTGTCAAGTTCCACACGCAGTCTGTATTGCACAAGTCAGCAGTGGATGCCAAGCTTGCAGCGGACAAAAAGCAGAGAAATGAACAATCCCCTATTGAGAAAGGGCTGCAGAAAATGGATGAGAAAACCCTGCAAAATATGGACAAGCTGTTTCAAACAGCTTTCTACCCTGCTTGGAAAGAAAGGCCATTTACTGATTTTCCCGATTTGTTAGATTTGCAAACACTTATTAATGGGGCTGGTGTTTGGGGTACTTATCACAATGATAAAGCTGCCAAAGAATTTATTACACATATAGCTGGAGTCTATCAGGACAATTTACAGAAGCAATTGTATAACTCAGACTACTTTAGTGTCTACTGTGATGGGTCCACGGATAGGTCAGAAAGTGAAAAGGAGCTGGTGATGGTAAGAGTAATTGAAGATTTCTATCCTGTTGTCAAGTACCTGAAACTGGTTGAACCTGCAAACACTAAGGCTGATGGTATTCTGGTAGCTATCAACGGAGCATTTGCTGACTTTGGTTTCTCAGCAAGGGAATATAAACAGAaaatgattggttttggttcgGATGGCGCAAGTGTGATGATGGGAGCAAGAAGAGGTGTGATTGAATTGTTGAAGGTAGAAGGTCAGGCCGACTGGATCTTAAGTGTTTGGTGTCTTGCACACAAACTTGAACTTGCAGTTAAAGATTGTTTCAAAGGAACATTCATGGACAATGTTACTGAAACGCTCACTCTTATTTACTACTTTTACAAGGGTTCCGCAAAACGCAACAAAGAAGTGTCAGAGGTTGCAGAGATCATGGAAGAGCATTTTTATAAGCCTGAAAAAGCAAACGGAAGTAGGTGGATGGATCACAAGTTACGATCTGCAGCCAAGCTAATAGCTAACTGGAAACTCATTGTGATCCACCTTCAGAGTTACATTGAAGATAAGTCAAACAAAGCTGAAGACAGGGCCAAAGGCAAAGGAATTCTTAAGAAGGTCATGGAATATAAGCTTATCTGGTTCCTTCACTTTATGAGAGATGTCTTGAATGAAATTGCAAAGCTCAGCCTTCTTTTGCAAAGAGAGGATGTAACCCTTCCAAGCATCATGATAAAAGTCCAGAGTGTACAAGTGGCTTTGAGTGAAATGATGGATAATCCAGGTCGTAATCTTCAAAGGTTTCAAGAGGAACTCAATGGTGCTGTTTACAAGGAACACACCCTAACCCATGTTGTAGCACAGAATTCGTTGACTCAGGAGAGAAGAAGAATTACCCAAGAATTACGTGACTGTTTAGATAGtaggttttcaaatttgcaagAGCCAATATGTAAGTCCTGTAACATTTTTGATCACAGTAATTGGCCAGATGAAGAGGCAGCTCTCACTCAGTACGGCCGTAATGAGTTACAAGTGATCACAGATCACTTTCAGCACATTCTTAACAACTGTGGATGTGACGTTGATTCTGCATTCAGTGAGTGGACTGAATTGAAGTTGCACGTGAAGAATAACCCTCATTTTCGAGTTTTACACCCACTGAGTCTATGGCAGAGAATCAGCCAGGAGGATGTAGAAAGGAATAACTATTCCAACATCATGAAGGTTATCCATTTAACATCAGTATATCTTATGACTAATGCCTCATGTGAACGAGGATTTTCCACAATGAAAAGGGTCAAGTCAGACTGGCGTTGTACACTGGGAAACGATACCATGGACATGCTGATGAGAGTAAAAATTGAGGGGCCAAAGAAACAAGCTGATTATCGCCCAAGGGCTGCAGTAAATAGGTGGTGGATGTCAGGACAGCGGCAAAGGAGACCATAA
- the LOC138043909 gene encoding somatostatin receptor type 5-like — translation MNVSQRAIHGIDRFDIVFAVLYGVVILIGIFGNSMVIAVVWKTRAMHTATNYLLVNLAASDILVLLWCPSTYNFAVAGFIPKGKLGDYLCRFFIGDPVDFLCLGVTLFTLSVLAIERYQALVTPLRSKYVLTKNTVIYAIAMTWIGSLAISIPDFVFTRIDPTYGHCVSPLSAEGNSLKEIYVAVAISLYILLPFFVITFCYFQILRGMFITHTICAGPANANFEKRKLAILIIAVTVAFYMFFLPFGIFMLHMAFSNQEQSREGQSVELRIVVKVLTFLIVANSSLNPILYAFQSENYRTGFKNVFCLRSNSVAPFENDLALQEHGRIPRISIWRI, via the coding sequence ATGAATGTATCGCAACGGGCAATACACGGCATCGACAGGTTTGATATTGTCTTTGCAGTCTTATACGGGGTCGTGATATTGATAGGAATTTTTGGAAACTCGATGGTAATTGCCGTGGTGTGGAAAACACGGGCTATGCACACAGCTACAAATTACCTTCTCGTCAATTTAGCTGCAAGCGACATTTTGGTGTTGTTGTGGTGTCCGAGTACCTACAATTTTGCTGTAGCTGGTTTCATACCCAAAGGTAAACTAGGAGATTATTTGTGCCGGTTTTTCATTGGGGACCCTGTGGATTTCCTTTGCCTCGGAGTTACTCTTTTCACACTCAGTGTTTTAGCCATTGAACGATATCAGGCGCTTGTTACACCGTTGAGGTCAAAATACGTGCTAACTAAAAACACTGTTATCTACGCCATTGCGATGACATGGATTGGGTCTCTTGCAATCAGTATCCCAGATTTTGTGTTCACCCGTATTGACCCAACTTATGGACACTGTGTGTCGCCTCTAAGCGCAGAAGGAAACAGTTTGAAAGAAATTTATGTAGCTGTTGCAATAAGCCTCTACATCTTATTACCGTTCTTCGTGATTACGTTCTGCTACTTTCAAATCCTACGTGGAATGTTTATCACGCACACAATTTGCGCTGGGCCGGCCAACGCGAATTTCGAGAAGAGAAAACTCGCTATTCTAATCATTGCTGTGACAGTAGCTTTTTACATGTTCTTTCTACCCTTCGGAATATTTATGTTACATATGGCTTTTTCAAATCAAGAGCAATCTCGGGAAGGACAAAGCGTCGAATTGCGGATAGTGGTGAAAGTTTTGACCTTTCTTATTGTGGCGAACAGCTCTCTAAATCCAATACTTTACGCTTTCCAGAGCGAGAATTACCGGACAGGGTTCAAAAATGTGTTTTGTTTACGCAGTAATTCCGTTGCCCCTTTTGAAAACGATCTTGCTCTCCAAGAACATGGACGAATTCCTCGCATAAGTATTTGGAGAATATAG